In Cottoperca gobio chromosome 1, fCotGob3.1, whole genome shotgun sequence, a genomic segment contains:
- the LOC115006396 gene encoding zinc finger protein 37 homolog, whose amino-acid sequence MSSVEVFREFVNERLNAAAEEIFGVFQEAVVEYEAEIHRQRRLLDVVWKPEIKLHRIELPQQHVCKEEEVLSDQQLCIQERNSSLDQEDPEPPQIKEEQEELCTSQEGEQLVLKQETDTFMLTPTDEESDHQLLSHNSHVAERQDQKGGKHGDSGSTRTAEPNEQNLNHESTSHSNNVENPHLSEMHCDTHTGKQPFKCDTCGKDFQNKSKLKRHLTIHTCEKTYSCRTCGKAFKLCSNLTRHTGVKPYSCRTCGKAFKLCSNLTRHIRTHSGEKPYSCRTCGKKFGFHSNLTRHMRTHTGEKPYSCNACGKRFTQKSALTSHHTRIHTGPLVSPPLLMPF is encoded by the exons atgtcttcagttgaggTTTTtagagagtttgtcaacgagcgactaaatgctgctgctgaagaaatattcggagtttttcaagaagctgtcgtcgagtacgaggcagagatccatcgtcagcgcagactgctggatgtcgtttggaaaccggaaataaagttacacaggatag agctcccacagcaacatgtctgtaaggaggaggaggtcctctctgaccagcagctctgtattcaggagaggaactccagtctggaccaagaggacccagagcctccacagattaaagaggagcaggaggaactctgcaccagtcaggagggagagcagcttgtactgaagcaggagactgatacctttatgttgactcctactgatgaggaaagtgaccaccagctcctctctcacaactctcacGTAGCTGAGcgccaagatcagaaaggaggcaagcatggagactcaggctcaactagaaCTGCAGAGCCAAATGAACAGAATCTAAATCACGAAAgcacaagtcacagtaacaatgtagaaaaccctcacctgtcagagatgcactgtgatactcacacaggtaaacagcctttcaaatgtgacacatgtggaaaagactTTCAGAATAAATCAAAACTGAAGAGACATCTGACAATCCACACATGTGAGAAGACATATTCTTGCAgaacatgtgggaaagcttttAAACTTTGTAGCAACTTGACACGCCACACAGGTgtgaagccatattcttgcagaacatgtgggaaagcttttAAACTTTGTAGCAACTTGACACGCCACATCAGAACCCActcaggtgagaagccatattcttgcagaACATGTGGGAAAAAATTTGGATTTCATAGTAACTTGACACgccacatgagaacccacacaggagagaagccatATTCCTGCAACGCTTGTGGGAAAAGATTCACTCAGAAATCAGCATTGACGTCTCAtcatacaagaatccacacag GCCCCTTGGTGTCCCCGCCTCTGCTCATGCCTTTTTAA